The Kluyvera intermedia genome includes the window AATCTCAGCCAGACCCGCCGCGGCCATAGAACAGGCAACCCCGACTTCACCCTGACAGCCGACTTCTGCACCGGAAATAGATGCGTTCATTTTATACAATGCGCCGATTGCCCCGGAGGCGAGGAAGTAACGGATATAAATCTCTGGTGTCACCGGTTCGATAAAGTGATCGTAGTAGGCAAGAACGGCCGGAACGATCCCGCAGGCGCCGTTGGTTGGTGCAGTCACCACACGCCCGCCGGCAGCGTTCTCTTCGTTAACCGCCAGCGCAAACATGTTGACCCAGTCAATCACGTTCATCGGATCGTGAGACAGTTTGTCGCTTGCCACCAGCAGACGACGCAACGCAGAGGCACGACGCGGTACGCGAAGCGGCCCAGGCAGAATACCTTCGGTATTCATCCCGCGGTCGATACAGGCGCGCATGGTCTGCCAGATGTTGCCGAAGTAGGCCTCAATCTCTTGCTTACTGTGCAACGCCAGTTCGTTTTGCATCACCATCCCGGACAGTGACAGTCCGGTATCTTTGCAGTAGCCGAGCATTTCAGTTGCGGAGGCAAACGGGTAGGGTACCTGAACTGCAGCGCTTGCTTCTTTGCCAAAGTGCTCTTCATCGACGATAAAGCCGCCGCCGATGGAGTAGTAGGTTTTGCTATAGATAAGCGTCTCACCCGCCCAGGCGTGGATCTGCATGGCGTTTTCGTGCAGCGACATATTTTCGCTACGAAAACGCATACCATCATTGGCCGGGAAATCGACTTCGACGCGGCCTTGTGCGAGCAATAAACGGCCGCGCGTTTCCACATCGCGGATAAACGCGGGAATGGCATCAATATCAACGGTATCCGGCTGGTTGCCCGCCAGACCCATAATAATGGCGATATCAGTATGGTGGCCTTTACCGGTAAGGGACAGTGAACCATAGACGTCAACGGCAACGCGCGTTACGTCATCAATCAGTCCCTTTTCGACCAGGTCATCGACGAACTGTTTGCCAGCCTTCATCGGCCCTACAGTATGGGAAGATGAGGGACCAATCCCCACCTTAAACATGTCGAATATACTAATCACTTTAACACTCCTGAACAGGGTTGCCGCGTCGTTGCGGCAACGATGTAATAACTGCGCATAGTGTATGAGGGAACCCGAAACTCAGCTTAACTATTCACATGAATTTAACTAATGAGTAGCCTTGGTTTTACTAATGCTGAATACCGGTTGTTTAGATAAGTATAGTCAGGGTTTCAGGCCGACTTGTAGCGCCAGCTCACGAATGATGCCTGCGGTCATGCCCCAGACAAAATAGTGCTGATACCACGATAGCCAGACGCGATGAGAATTGCCGCGACGATGCACGTCAAGAGGGTGATAGCGCCCCAGCCGAAGCGCCTCGGCAAGCGGCATCTCGAAGACGGATGCCACCTCGTCCTCGCAGGCATGATAATGCAAATCTGGCGGGATGACGCCCAGCACCGGGGTGACCTGAAAACCGGTCACACTGTCCACCGGAGGAAGTACGCCAATGATATCCACACATTCCGGGGGAATCGCCACCTCTTCATGTGCCTCACGCAGGGCGGCGGCAATCAGCGAGGCATCGCTGCTGTCCACCGCGCCGCCGGGAAACGCCACCTGCCCCGGGTGTTTGCGCAAACGCGCGGAACGCTGGGTGAGCAGCAGACCGGGCTGCGGGCGGCGGACAATCGGAATCAGCACCGCCGCCTGACGGGCATTTAACGCAGCGCGGGTGGTCTGCGGGCGCAGTAGCTGAAAGCGGGAGAGAAAGTCATCCAGATCCAGCGCGTTGACGTCCATGGTTATGACTCCAGTTGCGATAAGATACGGTTTACTTTATCAAATGTTTCCTGATATTCCGCACCTTCTTCACTGTCAGCGACAAGGCCACCGCCCGCGGAGCAGTAGAGTGTGCCTTCTGAGGCGGTAACGGTACGGATGGTAATACTGGTATCCATGTTACCGCAGACGCTCAGGTAGCCAATACTGCCGCACCATGCGTTGCGTCGATGAGGTTCAAGCTCATCGATAATTTCCATCGCCCGCACTTTCGGCGCGCCGGTAATCGACCCGCCGGGGAATGCCGCGCGCAACAGATCGGTAGCGTGCAGCG containing:
- a CDS encoding CoA pyrophosphatase codes for the protein MDVNALDLDDFLSRFQLLRPQTTRAALNARQAAVLIPIVRRPQPGLLLTQRSARLRKHPGQVAFPGGAVDSSDASLIAAALREAHEEVAIPPECVDIIGVLPPVDSVTGFQVTPVLGVIPPDLHYHACEDEVASVFEMPLAEALRLGRYHPLDVHRRGNSHRVWLSWYQHYFVWGMTAGIIRELALQVGLKP
- the sdaA gene encoding L-serine ammonia-lyase, encoding MISIFDMFKVGIGPSSSHTVGPMKAGKQFVDDLVEKGLIDDVTRVAVDVYGSLSLTGKGHHTDIAIIMGLAGNQPDTVDIDAIPAFIRDVETRGRLLLAQGRVEVDFPANDGMRFRSENMSLHENAMQIHAWAGETLIYSKTYYSIGGGFIVDEEHFGKEASAAVQVPYPFASATEMLGYCKDTGLSLSGMVMQNELALHSKQEIEAYFGNIWQTMRACIDRGMNTEGILPGPLRVPRRASALRRLLVASDKLSHDPMNVIDWVNMFALAVNEENAAGGRVVTAPTNGACGIVPAVLAYYDHFIEPVTPEIYIRYFLASGAIGALYKMNASISGAEVGCQGEVGVACSMAAAGLAEILGASPEQVCVAAEIGMEHNLGLTCDPVAGQVQVPCIERNAIASVKAINASRMAMRRTSEPRVSLDKVIETMYETGKDMNAKYRETSRGGLAIKVQCD